From a single Sediminibacterium sp. KACHI17 genomic region:
- a CDS encoding 6-carboxytetrahydropterin synthase, whose translation MNRYLVPGSKWHKKMDNKVAVYRKEHFNAAHRLHNANWSAEKNKEVFGLCNNANFHGHNYELIVKVSGVPNPETGYVLDMKVLSDLIKEEVLNKFDHKNLNLDTVEFATLNPTAENIAVVIYQLLRAKLDKELDLKIRLYETERNFVEYPA comes from the coding sequence ATGAACAGGTATCTGGTGCCGGGTTCAAAATGGCATAAAAAAATGGATAATAAAGTAGCAGTATACAGGAAGGAACATTTCAATGCGGCCCATCGTTTGCATAATGCAAATTGGTCTGCAGAAAAGAATAAGGAAGTCTTTGGGTTGTGCAATAATGCCAATTTTCATGGACACAATTATGAATTAATCGTAAAAGTTAGTGGAGTTCCGAACCCTGAGACAGGATATGTGTTGGATATGAAAGTGCTGAGTGACCTGATCAAAGAAGAAGTATTAAACAAATTCGATCATAAAAATTTAAATCTGGATACAGTTGAGTTTGCAACACTCAATCCTACTGCCGAAAATATCGCGGTAGTTATTTATCAATTGTTGCGTGCGAAGCTGGATAAGGAATTGGACTTAAAAATCAGATTGTATGAAACAGAACGAAACTTTGTTGAATATCCGGCTTAA
- the mqnB gene encoding futalosine hydrolase, translated as MRIIITAATVGEWMPGFLNMNSLYTGESQRLKVRFHQSGVGMLASAVALTRLVSEEKPDLIIQAGIAGSFDKKMALGKVVTVKEEILGDMGVEEDGKWKDIFDLKLEKSNYHPFEKRKLPNPWLNTYNLLKLPEVTAVTVNEITTNPSRIDQLVKKYGAGIESMEGAALHFICREANIPFIQIRSISNYIGERNKANWKMKEAIESLNDTLVKYVDRLYKIK; from the coding sequence ATGCGAATCATTATCACTGCCGCCACTGTAGGAGAATGGATGCCAGGTTTTTTAAATATGAACTCACTGTATACGGGTGAAAGTCAGCGATTGAAAGTACGGTTCCATCAATCAGGTGTAGGCATGTTGGCAAGCGCCGTTGCTTTGACCCGACTTGTTTCGGAAGAAAAACCTGACCTGATCATTCAGGCCGGCATCGCAGGTAGTTTTGATAAGAAAATGGCACTCGGCAAAGTGGTGACCGTTAAAGAAGAAATACTCGGCGATATGGGAGTGGAAGAAGATGGTAAATGGAAAGATATTTTTGATCTGAAACTCGAAAAAAGTAATTACCATCCTTTTGAGAAGAGAAAATTACCTAATCCATGGCTCAATACCTACAACCTCTTAAAACTTCCAGAGGTAACAGCTGTTACGGTTAATGAGATTACAACAAACCCATCCAGAATTGATCAACTCGTAAAAAAATATGGCGCCGGGATCGAATCAATGGAAGGTGCTGCCCTACATTTTATTTGTCGCGAAGCCAATATTCCCTTCATACAGATCCGATCGATCTCTAATTATATTGGGGAACGCAATAAAGCCAACTGGAAAATGAAAGAAGCCATTGAATCATTGAATGATACATTGGTGAAATATGTTGATAGGCTCTATAAAATTAAATGA
- a CDS encoding 1,4-dihydroxy-6-naphthoate synthase: protein MKLTLGFSPCPNDTFIFDALVNGKIDTGDISFDVVLEDVQTLNQWALEGKLDISKISYGVLPLVLQQYKVLDSGGALGKGVGPLLITSKENLSTEDINDAKIAIPGINTTAHLLFSLTFPTAKNKSFHVFHEIEDLVLSGKVDAGVIIHENRFTYQQKGLHKIIDLGDYWEQETGVPIPLGGIVAHNRLIDSVALQVNQLIKKSVEYAFANYPQVASYVRDHAQEMSEEVMRQHIDLYVNEFSIELGITGKQAVTRLLNIAQPDFLKQANAPVFLSDR, encoded by the coding sequence ATGAAACTTACACTCGGTTTCTCTCCATGTCCAAATGATACTTTCATTTTTGATGCACTGGTCAATGGTAAAATTGATACAGGTGATATCTCCTTCGATGTGGTGTTGGAAGATGTTCAAACCTTGAACCAATGGGCCCTCGAAGGAAAATTAGATATCTCTAAGATCAGCTATGGTGTACTGCCCCTGGTCTTACAACAGTATAAAGTGTTAGACAGTGGTGGTGCTTTGGGTAAAGGCGTGGGACCTCTTCTGATCACAAGTAAAGAAAACTTGAGTACAGAAGATATCAATGATGCCAAGATCGCTATACCCGGCATCAATACTACCGCTCATTTACTTTTTTCATTGACATTTCCAACTGCGAAGAATAAAAGTTTTCATGTATTTCATGAAATTGAAGACCTGGTATTGAGTGGCAAAGTTGATGCAGGTGTGATCATCCATGAAAACAGATTCACGTACCAACAAAAAGGATTACACAAGATCATTGACCTCGGTGATTACTGGGAACAAGAAACCGGAGTTCCTATTCCGCTTGGCGGAATTGTTGCTCATAACAGATTAATTGATTCTGTTGCTTTACAAGTCAATCAACTGATCAAAAAAAGTGTTGAGTATGCATTTGCAAATTACCCCCAGGTTGCAAGCTATGTCAGAGACCATGCGCAAGAAATGAGCGAGGAAGTGATGCGACAGCATATTGACCTTTATGTCAATGAATTTTCGATCGAGTTAGGTATTACGGGAAAACAAGCTGTTACCCGGTTACTAAATATTGCACAGCCCGATTTTCTTAAGCAAGCAAATGCTCCTGTTTTCTTATCTGACCGCTGA
- a CDS encoding DNA alkylation repair protein — protein MSSLLKDLYSTAFYNQLSIPLKKTLPDFNQRSFLKKIFIPAFEQYELKQRIAHTAHVLHDFLPTDYTKAAPLLTQLIDAIKKEGPKASSIEYLFLPEYIYLYGLDHYKESVMAMEQMTQFITCEFAVRHFIIRYEETMITQMIKWSTHKNRHVRRLATEGCRPRLPWAMALPQLKKDPSPIIPILENLKQDSCEVVRRSVANNLNDISKDNPKIAIDIAKKWKNISSETDAIIKHSLRTLLKAAHPEVLKYYQLDAKHISLEGFRIRNKKVKIGDYLEFEATILNTGKQKQYLRLEYAIYYLRNNGTLSKKVFKISERDIMGGENWLVVRRQSFKLITTRVFYKGTQELSIIINGTESKRLSFELI, from the coding sequence ATGAGCTCTTTGTTGAAAGATCTTTATTCCACTGCATTTTACAACCAACTGTCTATTCCGCTAAAGAAAACATTACCGGATTTCAATCAACGATCATTTTTAAAAAAGATCTTCATCCCGGCATTTGAGCAATATGAGCTGAAACAAAGGATAGCTCACACAGCGCATGTGCTTCATGATTTTCTGCCCACTGATTATACAAAAGCCGCACCTCTATTGACACAACTTATTGACGCTATTAAAAAAGAGGGGCCAAAAGCTAGTAGCATCGAATATCTCTTTTTGCCTGAATACATTTATCTCTATGGATTGGATCATTACAAAGAATCTGTAATGGCCATGGAACAAATGACGCAGTTTATTACCTGCGAATTTGCAGTCAGACATTTCATCATTCGTTATGAGGAAACAATGATCACACAAATGATCAAATGGTCTACTCATAAAAACAGGCATGTTCGGAGGCTTGCCACAGAAGGATGCAGACCACGTTTACCATGGGCCATGGCTTTACCCCAACTAAAAAAAGATCCATCACCCATTATTCCAATCCTTGAAAATTTGAAGCAGGATAGTTGTGAAGTAGTCAGAAGAAGTGTGGCAAATAATCTAAATGATATTTCAAAAGATAATCCCAAAATAGCCATTGATATCGCCAAAAAATGGAAGAATATAAGCTCCGAAACCGACGCGATAATCAAACACAGTCTTAGAACATTATTGAAAGCAGCTCACCCGGAAGTGCTGAAATATTACCAGCTTGATGCTAAACATATATCGCTCGAAGGATTCCGTATCAGGAACAAAAAAGTAAAGATCGGCGACTATCTTGAATTTGAAGCAACCATCTTAAATACTGGCAAACAAAAACAATACCTGCGACTGGAATACGCTATTTATTATTTACGAAACAATGGCACGCTTTCAAAAAAAGTATTCAAGATCTCCGAACGTGATATTATGGGAGGAGAGAACTGGTTGGTCGTAAGAAGACAAAGTTTCAAATTGATCACTACAAGAGTATTTTATAAAGGAACCCAAGAGCTTTCAATCATCATAAATGGTACAGAAAGTAAAAGACTTTCATTTGAATTGATCTAG
- a CDS encoding 6-carboxytetrahydropterin synthase: MVYLTRQEHFNAAHKLYNPRWSKERNEEVFGVCANENWHGHNYDLYVTIKGNPDPDTGFLYDVKKLSKLIKEHVVDKLDHKNLNLDVDFMKDQLCSTENLAIAIWQQLQPHLPQQVQLHCIKLYETPRIYVEYFG; the protein is encoded by the coding sequence ATGGTGTATTTAACACGACAGGAACATTTTAACGCTGCCCATAAACTATATAATCCGCGCTGGTCAAAAGAACGGAACGAGGAGGTTTTTGGTGTTTGTGCCAATGAGAATTGGCATGGACATAACTATGATCTATATGTTACGATCAAAGGCAATCCTGATCCAGATACCGGATTTCTTTATGATGTAAAGAAGCTGAGTAAGCTGATCAAAGAGCATGTGGTAGATAAACTAGACCATAAAAACCTGAATCTGGATGTTGATTTCATGAAAGACCAGCTCTGCAGTACTGAGAATTTGGCCATCGCTATCTGGCAGCAATTGCAACCTCATCTGCCCCAACAGGTTCAGCTTCATTGTATTAAGTTGTATGAGACTCCCAGGATCTATGTGGAGTATTTTGGATAA
- the folE gene encoding GTP cyclohydrolase I FolE: protein MKQNETLLNIRLNGDQIELSDMHIDDMGDDHISTSVDTPMRPDAFEKTDEQKIADIEGHFRAIMETLGLDLTDDSLKGTPRRVAKMYVKEIFQGLNPANKPAIALFDNKYKYNEMLVEKNISFYSNCEHHFVPIIGKAHVAYISNGKVIGLSKLNRLVEYFAKRPQVQERLTMQIGKELQKDLGTEDVAIVIDAKHLCVASRGVEDDTSSTITAFYGGKFKEEKTKEEFLKYLELKTEF, encoded by the coding sequence ATGAAACAGAACGAAACTTTGTTGAATATCCGGCTTAACGGAGATCAAATTGAATTGAGTGATATGCATATAGATGATATGGGAGATGATCATATCAGCACATCGGTAGACACTCCGATGCGTCCTGATGCATTTGAAAAAACAGATGAGCAAAAGATCGCTGATATCGAAGGACATTTTCGTGCGATCATGGAAACTTTAGGATTGGATCTTACAGATGACAGTTTGAAAGGAACACCTCGTCGCGTTGCGAAAATGTATGTGAAAGAAATATTTCAGGGACTGAATCCAGCCAATAAACCTGCGATTGCATTGTTTGACAATAAGTACAAGTACAATGAGATGCTGGTTGAAAAGAATATTTCTTTCTACAGTAATTGTGAACATCATTTTGTGCCGATCATCGGAAAAGCCCATGTTGCTTATATCAGCAATGGTAAAGTGATTGGTCTCAGTAAATTGAACAGACTGGTAGAGTATTTCGCTAAACGTCCTCAGGTACAGGAGCGTTTAACAATGCAGATCGGTAAAGAATTACAAAAAGACCTGGGAACAGAAGACGTTGCTATCGTAATTGACGCCAAACATTTGTGCGTAGCAAGTCGTGGTGTAGAAGATGATACATCATCAACGATTACAGCTTTTTATGGTGGAAAATTCAAAGAAGAAAAGACTAAAGAAGAATTTTTAAAATACCTGGAATTAAAAACAGAATTTTAA